The window ttaattggcCATCAAAGCCTCTTATTTTCCATTCTCCTTTGCctgaattaatttcaatatcttttatatatgttCAGTTGGCTTATTAAGATTGCTGTGTAGTTCACTGGTTTTCTGAATGGTTTCCAATTGCAGGAGAAGGTGCCAAGATGGTCTCCAAGGACTTCACTGTAGATTTGAATAAGCCTCTTGTTTTTCAGGTCAACTCCCTTCTCTGATCTTTGTATATGGTTCcattcaatattttaatttgacTCCTTTACCACTGAAACCTTCATCACAGGTTGGCCATCTTGGAGAAGCTTATGAGGAATGGGTTCACCAGCCTATTATTAGCAAGGAAGGGCCTCGGTTTTTTGGGAGTGATATTTTAGAGGTACTACTCTGATGATAAATCCACAGGATTGTTAATAGAGTAGTAAATGCATATGAGTTCTTTAGTCTTAGTTTTTGCATTAGGATCTTTTATACCTGTCCTGAATATATAcaataaaatctttataaaGTACATCATCTCTTTCAACTCAGTTCAAGCCATTCAGACATTGAAAGCAAAAAGGATGGGAAAATCTCAGATTTGAAAGTGCTCTCTGTGGACACAAATGATTAAAGTTATGTTTCTGGTAACTTTCTTGTCTATGTTGGTGGCTTCCTTTTGACTCCTATGGAACTTGAAACTTGAAACAGAGCACGACCCGCACAGTGTGGTGGGTCATTCCACTTGTTTGGCTCCCAGTTGTGTGCTGGGCAGTTTCCATGTCTGTCCGCATGGGCCTTCCCCTTCTTCAGTTGGCTGCAGCTGTGGCTGGTGGTCTCTTCATATGGACATTTCTGGAGTACACGTTGCACCGCTTTCTTTTCCACATCAAAACAAAAAGCTACTGGTTAGCACTCTCTCTCAGCTggagaatttttttcttctcatttttactgttttcaattcataaattatattcTATTACATAGTTTAAATTAATCACAGGGGAAACACCATACACTATCTTCTTCATGGCTGCCATCACAAGCACCCTATGGATGGACTACGCCTCGTATTCCCTCCTGCTGCTGCAGCTATCCTATGTCTGCCAGTATGTTCCTTTCGCTCTTTCAAAGTATGCCTTCTTGTTTTTGGTCTCTTCCATGCATTCTTCTGTTTCTGATTCATAATGGTCTGTGATATCTAGTTCTGGAACTTGATGAAACTTCTATCACCTCCATCGGTTGCTCCTACTTTGTTTGGAGGGGGCTTGCTGGGATATGTTATTTATGATGTCACCCATTACTATCTGCACCACGGGAAGCCATCGAAAGGGATTACACAGAACATGAAGGTAACTAAgccaaaaggggaaaaaaaataaagaacatttCTTCTGTTCTTTTTTCAGCCAAAGTCAGTTTTCATGAAGGATGGTCTATGAATTCATTGTGCTTGTGTTTGACAGAGATATCACATGAACCATCACTTCAGAATTGACGATAAAGGGTTTGGGATCACCTCCACATTCTGGGACAGGGTGTTTGGAACACTTCCTCCCGCAAAAGCTGCTGAAAAGAGTAGATGATTTTACTGCAAAGCTGTAGAAAATTCTCCATTAGGTTCCCAAGGTAATGAATTGATTCTATCAATCAAGGAACCTGGCTGGCAAGGATGTCATGGTTTCATTGTAATAGCTTGGCCTTTTTTAGCATGTTTTCTATCTTTGGTTCTCCTTTTCGTTCTTCTATACATGATATCTTTTTTCAGAAACTTTTTCAGTTTTGCCAGCTGGTGGATTAGGTTCTGGTTTCAAAAAGTAATACTTTTGGAAATTAACTTAATGACTTCAAGtcacttaataacttaaataacttaatttaaattattaagcaaattagatatatttgataaattaacttaataccacaacttatatataaaaatgatttttaaatattaagttaaaatagttaACTAATTATTAATATcgaatcttttttattttatttatcaatatttaatGATAGTATATTTAACAACTTTGTCTTGactcatttttataataaatattttaagattacCTTATATATCTAcaatactttatttattatttaaaattaataaaaataattattaattaaaattaatgatgataattattaattacaatttataagaataatatgtcaattttattaagtaaatttcaccaaacaaccttaatatttaaaagtaaaaaataagtaataagttttaagttaataatttagaaataatttaacttaaaattaatttaaattattaaataataagtattaaattttacctcaacttaataaaattaatattaattttaaatgctCTCACAAAATAATCATCAAAATGCCTTTTTCCTATTTGTACACgtgttttttttggttgtttttaaaTACCATGTagtccacatttttttttcattttagaacCACAAGCAGAGAAAATACATTTATCCCATGaatttctatttaatattttgtactaaacttctcttgattttactagcaactatctttttttattttttttattttactattaaatTTTTACTTGCTATTTTTTTAATCACCAATGGTCATGCTTTAAAATGGttagaaatgaaatattaaattaaaaaaaaagttataagataatgaaaaaaaaagaaataaaaatattataaacataaaaataatataacaatttttatttatttatttatatgctataagattcacaaaataaataaatattttatttagtattaatcGCTAAAATTCGTTATTACCATGCCTTAACCTCTaaacaataaaacctaatttgTAAATTTGAATGCTCAATTGTCaagaatattattattaggattttaaattattaagtatatCATTTGTCGTATaggatgatatttttatttctcgtcttttttacaaatatttttatattcactATTATCATTGATTGCCCAATGTATTATCATTTCATGTCATGGTAGTAATAAATCATTGTATGGATGCTAACACATATGATTGCTAAAGAAAATCATGAATATTATAaccttatttatttgaaataatacaTCATATAAACTTATATGTATTAACCAACCGTCTAATAAACCGTTGTAGTATTATGAGCAATACAAAGGAAATGATAGTAATAAGAAAGTTAAGGATCATTCTCATCATATGATATCGATGTGTCTAAACTCTTAGCTTGCATGGACGTGTGTACATAGTAAAAACCGATACCTTTAATTTCTAAAAGATGTCCAAGGTTTAGCACTCACCTAGGCTTAACTTCACAAACATCCCCACCTAATGACAAGACTCAAactttcttaaaatttatttccgaaaactaattttttattatttttggaatcatcatttgctttatttattttaaaggaaaaaaaataagaaagaaaaaggcatGTCCACCGACCATAAATGGATTCAAGGATTAGATTTCTTGATAAGACAGTATTAGTTGGAACCCCACCCAACTCGAAGATCTATAATTAACAACATGATGGAAGGTAGCAAGAAATTGAACATGTGAAATGTGTAGACAAACCAAATGAATGTAAATCATGTATCACCATCGGAACCTATTTTTACAATTCATATCAAACTTtggattttaaagaaattaaacttaaattttagaataattaaagtatataaatgaacaaatgaaattcaaaatcttGCCATAATGATAAGAAAGATGTGGATAACATAAgtcaaaattgaaattaaaacccATGCTAATATATTAGAAATTTGACATTGGAGATGGCTAAAATCAATACCAAAATGCTAGAGGAAGTCATGATGCATGATCATTTTAATATGCCAGGCTGGTATCACCTTAGACATAGCGGCATTGTCACTTGAAATTCACACACTTTTTGTCATGGAACATCAATTCGATAGAGATTTAAAACTAGTAATTGGTGTCAACTTCAAAATAATACCAAAATTTGCATTTTGATACCTCAATCTTCATCAttacaaaatcaaattcaatttccaaactAATTAGAATCTTATTCTTAGTTCAAATCCAACTTTTAACTtgtcttttatttaaaatttgatgaaattcgAAAGGGTGCAACattgtcataaaaaaaatgggaaaccTAAAGATCTTACCATGATGTAGCATACCGTTAGGAGTTTTACCATACTAAAAGAAAAGCGTGAGATTTACCTATTAGAAACCTCAAAACATCATATGTCCTATTGTCACCTGAATGCTTCAAGTTTGATGGGCACAACTCAAATACTTGTTAGAAAGTTATTACACCTAACTAATTCCCTAAGCAAACtcaaaatgaattaatataaataaaacctaaactaaaaacaaaaacaaaaacaaaatgacCTAAACCTACTTTACCTATTGAATTAAGGAAAATGCATGCATTATTCATTTGGAATCTCTTCATCTAGGAGATGGAAAGTTTCCTCCATGGCCACAATCGTTCTTTGAGGGAGCTTGAGGCAATGATCTTTCATCTTAAACTTATAGCTTTTTTTGGAATTGACTAGGCTAGCTAACATGGTTGAAAATAAGGACTTCCTTCTTGCTAGTGTGAACTTCCTCTTTAATTCCCTTTACCGTGATGGAATTTTAACTTGTCTATTGCTATCTTCCACCTTTAATAGGGTTCTTCCTTCAAAACTCTAAGGTTACACTTCCCATTCATCCCATGTCTTTCACATTCTTTTGAAGGTCTTAATAGCTCTGttcattgcatttttttttgggtgtaaAGACTAAATTAATCTCTAGCCCTATGTTCTCCAAGGCATAGTTAGGCGACTTCTAGATGAAATTAAGTCTCCATTCAATAAACTTCCTCACTCTACCTTCTCATGGTTAAATGATACTT of the Vitis vinifera cultivar Pinot Noir 40024 chromosome 10, ASM3070453v1 genome contains:
- the LOC100266188 gene encoding dihydroceramide fatty acyl 2-hydroxylase FAH1, producing the protein MVSKDFTVDLNKPLVFQVGHLGEAYEEWVHQPIISKEGPRFFGSDILESTTRTVWWVIPLVWLPVVCWAVSMSVRMGLPLLQLAAAVAGGLFIWTFLEYTLHRFLFHIKTKSYWGNTIHYLLHGCHHKHPMDGLRLVFPPAAAAILCLPFWNLMKLLSPPSVAPTLFGGGLLGYVIYDVTHYYLHHGKPSKGITQNMKRYHMNHHFRIDDKGFGITSTFWDRVFGTLPPAKAAEKSR